A segment of the Streptomyces sp. NBC_01235 genome:
CGAGCCCCGCAACGACGTCGACCCGTGGCGTCAGATCGCGGACTGGCGCCGCGCGATCAGCTTCCTGGAGGCCCGCCCGGAGGTCGACGCGGACCGCATCGGAGTGTGGGGCACAAGCTTCGCGGGCGGTCATGCGATCGTGCTCGGCGCGACCGACGTGCGGATCAAGGCCGTGGTGTCGCAGGTGCCCACCATCAGCGGATTCGAGCAGTGGCAGCGCAAGGTCCCGCCGGAGCGCATCGCCGCCTTCGAGCTCGCCCAGGCCGAGGACGAACGCGCCCTGGCCGCCGGCGGTGAACTGCGGTACCAGACCTCCATCGGCGATGATCCGGCTGACCCGGCCCTGTACCCCAGCCCGGACGCGGTGCGCTTCTACCACGACCTGGTTCCGCCGGGCCGCGAGAACAACACGGTGACGGCGCGCTCCAGCCGGGCCGCGCGGCTGTACGAGCCAGGCGTATGGATCACTCGGGTCTCCCCCAAGCCGCTCATGATGATCGTCGGGACCGGCGAGACGGTCATCCCGGCCGACATCCAGCTGGCCGCCTTCGAGCGGGCGCTGGCCCCGAAGGAGCTGGTGCTGCTGCCCGGCGGGCACTTCGACGCCTACAAGGTGCACTTCGAGGAATCCAGCGGCGCCGCGCTGTCGTGGTTCCAAACTCACCTCGCCCCGGTCCCGGCCTCAACCGGCTCGTGAGACAGAGGCGGTTCCGGCCACTGCTGGAACCGCCTCCCCAGGCGGGTGACCGCCGCCTCTCTCCCCGGCGGAGCGCTTCCGGAACGTGGCTGCCACGGTCACGCGCCACCTGGCACGGTCGGCCACGAGATGGGCCTCGTCGAGTGCCGTACCAACCCGTTCACCGCCGCCGTGTGTGTAGCCAGCGCGGACGTGCAGAAGACCCGTCGCGGGCGGCGGCTGTAGCGCTTGGGGCGGTGCAGGTTGCAGTGCTCGCGCCAGCATCTGAGGCGCGCCCGCGGCGATCGCGGTCGGCGAGCGTCCGCAGGACAGCCGGTTGGCGAGCGGAGAGTGCCTCGGAGGCGGCCTGTTTCTCCAGGCTCCGACCGCATCGCCGACACGGGGTCACGCCACAGCGCCCCGATTTCCACCACCTCATCACCACCGTCAGCGGGACGCTGAAGCAGGAGGTCGACTTCACCACGTACGACGCGATCCCCGATAGCTGGTTGTGGGTCCGTCCGGGGCAAGCCCAGAGGTGGGGGGACCTGAGCGAGGTCGAGGGGCATCTCGTGCTCTTCGAAAGCGACTTCCTCGATCCGGCCACGGTGGTCGCGGCGCGCTTGGAGACGCCGGGCAGCCCGGTGCAGTACGACGCCGTCGACGTCCACGGCGTCGATCTGGCGATCGAGCACCTCTGTCACGAGTTCGGTGCCGTCGGCGACAGTCCGCTCGACGTGCACATCGCCGTCCTGCGACACCTGCTGTCCGTGCTGGTGCTCCGGCTGGCCGACCAGCCGAGTGGGCTTCCCGGCACTACGGAAGACAGCGCCACCTTCCGCCGATTCCGCGAGGCGGTCGAGCGCGACTTCGCCAAGACCCGTGAGGTCGCTGACTACGCCAGAAACCTGAGCTACTCCCCGCGCACGCTCACGAGGGCAACCGCATCCGCGGTCGGTACCAGCGCCAAGGGGTTCATCGACGAACGAGTCATGCTGGAGGCCAAGCGCCGCCTGGCCCACAGCGACGAGCCCGCCGTCCGTATTGCCGCACACCTCGGCTTCAGCAGTGCCACCAACTTCAGCAAATACTTCCAATCCCGAGCCGGACAGAGCCCGATCCAGTTCAGGAACGCGTCCCGACAGGTCTCACGTCCGCAAAGGTGAAGCCCTGACGCTACGGACGTGCCTCCTGCGGATTCGGCTCCCTCTTCCGGCAAGGGCGTGGCGAAACGAGTCGACTCCGGGGTCCACCCAGTGGGACGTGCATCACCGACCTGGCGGACTGCTTTCAGTCGTCGGCCCCTGCGGTGAGCTCCGTCCGCGTGTCCGGGCGAGGTCGCCGGGGCACACGGACGGACCGATGGGCGGCTCGCCGAGGGCCGTTCCGACCCGTGTGCCGCAGCGGCCGTGATCCGGCGTGGTGAAAGCGAGATCCCACCCACCAGCCGAGGAACCTACTGGAACGCAAAGGGGCGTTCTGTTCTCGTTGAACGCCCCTCAGATTCAGAACATCGTGTTGTCGTTGGCGGAAGTGGCCGGCACGTCCTGAAGCACGTCCCAGTGCTCGACGATCTTCCGGCCCTGTACCCTGAACAGATCCACGACCGACTGCCCGCGCTCGCCGGGCGCCTTCACGTAGTGACTGTGGACGGCGACCAGATCGCCCTCGGCGACAACGCGCTTGCGGGAGACGGTCAGCTCCGGGAACGCCCGGAAGAACGCCCCGAGCCCCTCCCGTGCACCGGCCACACCATCCGCGATGCCGGGATTGTGCTGGTGGTACCCGGCGCTCCAGTACAGGTCGAGCGCGGAGAGATCCTTGTCGACGATGAGCCGGTCGAATGCCTTGGTGACGAGCGCTTTGTTGGCGGCTGTGAGCGAGCGCGGACCAGGTTGCCCGGTCTGCGGCCGACTGACGGTGGAGAACATGTCGTTTCCGTTGACGCTGCCGTCGGGGACGTCCTGCAGGGTGTCCCAATGCTCGGCGATCTTGCCGTCCAGGAACCGGAAAATGTCCATGACGGCCGAGCCTCGACTTCCCGGCGTCAGTACGAGGTTGGAGTGCACCACGACGAGGTCGTTCTCGGAGATGACCCGCTTGACGTCGTACTCGGTGTCGGGGAACTGCTGATGCAACCCGGCAGCGAAGTTCTTCAACGCCTCGGCGCCATCGGACGCGAGGGGGTTGTGCTGGATGTAGTCGGCCCGCACGAACCTGTCCACGATCTCGGTGTCACCCCGCTCGAACGCTTCCTTGAGGACGCGTACGGCAACGGTCTTCTGGTAGTCGAGCCGGGCGCCGCCGTCGACGTGCCCGATGGCGTGACCCGCGCTGACGGGCGGCGAGGCAAAGGCGGGTACGGTCGCGGCGCCCAGCAGGGCGGACGTGGCGACCGTGGCGACGAGGACGCGACGGGTGGTCATGCCCCGGCTGGGCATGTGGGAAGTCACGATGTTCCCTCTCTTGGGACTTGGGCGCTTTCCTGGAAGGTCGGACAGACTCAATTCCTGGGGCCGAACATGTAGGCGTTGGCGACGTCGATGAGGGCTGCGCCCTGGTAGGCGGGGTAGCGCTCGGTGATGGCCTTCTTGTAGGCGTCGCCGTCGTCACCGAGCAGCTCCCGGCCGGCGTTGACGTAGTCGGTGAGCTCGGCCCAGACGGCTGGGGTGGTCGGCTTGCCGTGGCCGGGCAGGATGGTGTCGTACTCGGTCTCGGCCGCGAAGCGGTCGATGTTGGCCTGCCAGCCGTCGAAGTCCTTGTCCAGGAACCACAGGTGGGTGTGGTTGTAGACGACGTCCTGAGCGACCAGGACACCCTCCTCGGGCAGCTTGATCACGAGGGTGGTGTGGATCTCGCCGCCGGTGACCTTCTCGAACACGAACGGGATGCCGTCGATGACCTCGGTGCCCGGGGTGATCTCCACGGTCGGAGTCATGTCGGCGAGCGGGATCGCGGTGCCGGTGGGCAGATCTGTCTTGGCGCCCATGGCGACGATCTCCGCGGTGGTCTCCGGCAGGGCGTGCACCGGGACGCCGAAGCGGGCCGCGCCCTGGTAGTGGTCCGGATGCGCGTGGCTGATGACGAGGCGGTCAAGGGGCTTGCCCAGGCTCTTGGCGTAGGCGACGACCTCGTCGGCGTAGGCCAGGACGAACTGCGCGTCGACGGCGATGATCCGCGACGGCGTCTCGATCAGCTGGGTGGTGACGCCCAGGCCGTCCTCGGGCGAGACGTAGCTGTGGATGCGGACCTGGCCCTTGTCGATGACCGTGAGGGTGCCGTGCATGACTGTGCTCCTGTCGGAATGTGGATGAGCGGTGATGAGGGGACGCGGGCAGGGGCGGATCGCTGACGGCCGGCTCGCGACCGGCTATCGGCCGCAACGGACACAGCCGGCTTTCCGCTGGCTTTCCACTCCACGGGCCCGCGCCCCTGGAACAACTCCATACTGGGCCGGAACCGAAGGTCCAGCGAGGTACGCTGCGGTCTCGTGATGGTCCACAGGCGACAAGCGCGGCAGAAGCATGGTCGGCGGGAGACGGGCCTGCCGAAGGTGGTTTTCCAACCTCCGGCCGGAACCCCTGCGGGCATGGAGGTCATGACCCTGGCCGACTTCCGCGACCGCACCCGTGACTGGCCCTGGCACATCGCCACCCCGCACCGGCAGGACTTCCACGCCCTGATGCTGGTCACCGCCGGCACCCTGCGCCACCGCGTCGACTTCACCGGGTACGTACTGCCGCCCGGTTCCTGGCTGTGGATCCGGCCCGGCCAGGTACACCAGTGGCAGAACCCCGACCAGGCCGAGGCCGTCCTGATCTTCTTCCAGGAGGACTTCGTCGCCCCCGAAACCGCGGAACTGGCCGGGCTCGGCACTGGCACCGCCCCAATGCCCTTGTACAGCCCCGATCCTTCGGAGGCCCCCGTACTGGCAACTGCGGCCGAGCAACTGGCCGCGGAGTTCTCCCAGTGGGACCGCCATCCGCTGCCGGTGCACACCGCCCTGCTGCACCGCCTGCTCGACGTCGTACTCCTGCGCCTGGCCCACCTGCAGCAACACGGCCAGGCTGAGGAATCCGCCCCCGAGCCCTTCCTGCGCTTTCGCGACGCTGTCGAACGAGGTCTCTCCCGCACTCATCGCATCGACGACTACGCCCGCGAACTCGGCTACTCCACCCGCACGCTCACCCGCGCCACCCAGACCGCGGCGGGCCTCAGCGCCAAGGACTACCTCGACCAGCGCCTCACCCTGGAAGCCAAGCGGCTCCTCGCCCACGGCACCGAACCCGCCTCCACCATCGCAGCCCACCTCGGCTTCACCAGCGCCACCCACTTCGGCAAGTTCTTCCAACGCCACACCGGCCAGACCCCCCTGGCCTTCCGCGCCTCCCAACGTGCGTCGCCGCCTGCGTAGCCGCCCACGCCAGCTGACTGCGTGAACGAGTTCGGCGCGGTCTCCTTCGGGCGCCGGCCCGTTGGAGTCACGAGCAACAAGTTCCATTCCCGTGGGCCAAAAGCCTGACTGGCTCAGCCTCCGAACACCTCCGGCGGCACGCCCAGTTCCTTGGGTCCGACAAGCCCGAACGAGGGGCCTCGGGTGAGCCAGAGCAGCATGGGCAGGGCACGGTCGGGGTGTCGGCGGCTCATTTCGCGGGCGATGTCGGCGACGGGTACCCGTGGCTTGGCCACCTCCTGGTAGTCCTCCAGCCAGGCGCGGGTGTCGTCGATCACCTCTTCCCCGCCCACCGGGCCATGGCCCGGGACCACGATCCGGTGTTCTCCCAGCGCCTGGACCTGATCCAGGGCGGTGAGCCATGACGCGGGGTTGTTGGTGTCCGCCATGTAGCAGTGCGAGTGGTGGTTGAGCAGGTCCCCGGCGATCACGGCTTGCGCGTCGGGCACGTGGAAAGCGGTCGCGTGGACCGTCTCGGCCACCGGGAGGTCCACGAAGACCACCGGGTGCCCCTCCAGGGAATAGCTGTCCCCTGTCAGCGGCTCGGGCACCGGCATCTCGTCCGGGATCTGGTCGCCGTAGGCTTCCTGCCAGTGCAGGCGCTTGGCCGGCCACTCCAGGATCCCGTCGATGACGCCCTGCCGGGCCAGGATCGGGGCGCCCGGGAAGGCGGAGGCGATCTCACCCATGCCGCCGTAGTGGTCCGGGTGCGCGTGCGTGATGAAGACCGCCTTGAGCTGCTTACCGCTGTCACGGACGCGCTGGGCGAGTTCGCGTGCCTCGCCGATGACGAACTGCACGTCGATCAGGATCGCGTCGTGCTCGCCGCTGATGAGGACGCAGTTCGGCGACAGAGCCGCTTCGGAACCCGCGAACACATCGAAACGAAGCCCGTTCCGCTGCTCCGAGAAGATAGTGGTGATCATGGGTCACTCCTCTCTGACCGACCCTTTTCGCGCCACTCGATGCATGGCATCCTCTGAGCCGTGCGGTAACGCTAAGGAAACCTGGGAATCCATGACATGACTGGGAGCGCGCCGTTTTCGGCACCACAGCGCAGCTACGAAGCCGAAAGGCGTTTCACCACGCTCGGCCTGGACCATGACCCGTGGGACTACTGGAGCGAGGTGACCCGCACGGCGTTCGTCGCCATGCGTGCGGCCGCACTGCCCGGCTCGGCTCCCGTCCCAGGTAAGCACGGCTTCGCTGCGTCCGCTGTCGCCCGGGTGACGGGCGGGCTGCTGGTCAGCACCATGCGGGCGGATCCGCATGAGGCCGCTCGTACGCCTGACCTGGTCAGGAGGGCGGCAGGAGAGGACTTCTTCCTGACGCTGCTCACCGAGGGATCGGCCAGGCTCCGGCAAGGCGACCACGCCGCCGAGATGGGTCCCGGCGACTTCGCTCTCGTGGACAGTGCCCACCCCTACGTGTTCCGCTTCGACCGCCCGTTCCGCTCGGTGGTCCTTCAGATACCCCGCGCGATGCTCACCTCCCGCTCCGCCGTCGCCGAGCACGTCACAGCCGTACCGTTCCGGACCACGCGCGGCACGGGCGCCTTCGTCAGCCCCGTCCTGCGCGCCCTGGCCGAACAAGGTCATGACCTCGGCGAGGCGACCACCGCATCCTTCACGAGGAACCTTCTCGATCTCCTGGCCACCGCGTGTGACGCTCTCGGCTCGGACGTCTCCGGGAAAGCGAGTGCGGCCGTTCACCGACGTGATCTTCGCCGGGCCAAAGCCCACCTCGCCGACCGGCTCCACGACCCCGGCCTCACGCTGCTGGCAGCCAGCCACGACCTGGGCTTTTCACTGCGCTATCTGCATGAGCTGTTCCGCGAGGCCGACACCACACCGCGCGCATGGCTCTATGCCCTGAGGCTCGACCGCGCCCGCGCCATGCTGTCGGGGGCCGGATACGACGCTCAGAGCATCAGCAGCATCGCGCTGCGCGTCGGGTTCAAGGATGCTTCCCACTTCTCACGGGCGTTCAAGTCCCGCTTCGGGACCAACCCCGCCACCTACCGCAGAACGCATCACACGTCGAAGGGCAATCGCGTCCGTTGACACGCCTGGCTGGGAGGTCTGAACGGTTGTCGGGAGCAGGCGTCCTCTCCGTCTGGAGGTGGCGCTGTGACGTACGCCTCGCGATGGTGGCCGCAGAGCCGTCGTGGGAAGCCCTGGCTGCCCAGGCGGACCGCGCCTACCATGCCGCTACGAGAAGGGCACCCCCATGAGCGGTTACAGCGAGCGCGAGCAGGAGGTCCTGGAGGGCCTGGACCTGCTCCTCCGCATGGACAAGGAGCGTGAGCAGCCGTCGCTACCGGATGCCGACCCGCGGGCGTGACCTCGGCCTGACGCCGGGCAGGTCGAACGGCCGTGGAACGGAATGACGATCGTCAGGATTCCTGTCTGTTTTTCGCTTGAGTGCTTACCATGCGACATATGAGCACTGGGGCTCTTCGTGATCAAAAGCCGTACGCCACGGCGGCGGTCGAGCAGTGTGTCACCGACATCGATGAGGCGCGGTCCCTGGGCACGGATCTGTATCACGCGCATGATCTCGATGTCCTCGGCGACCGGACCCGCTTCGCTCTGCGACTCGCGGCGGTCCGTGTCGGGGCGCTCACCGTGGGGTGGCTGTCGTACGACACCGAGGTCCGGGTCGAGGCGGCCGCGCCGGAGTCCGCCTACCAGGTCAACGTGGCCTGCACCGGCAGCGTGCTGACCCGGTCGGGCGAGGACCGGATGGTGACCTCGCCGCTGCGGGCGGCGGTGTACCGCGTGGACCGGGCGCACACGTTGCAGGGATGGGACCGGCCGTGCCGGACCTTCGGGCTCAGGATCGAACGCGATTTCCTGGACCGGCAGTTGGAAGTTCTGCTGGGGCACCGGGTGCGGTCGCCCATCGCCTTCGACCTACCGCTCGACCTCAGTGGGGGCCGGGGCTATCACTGGTGGGCGCTCGTGCAGGCGCTCGCCGGGCAGGTGCACGACCCGGACTGCCCGCCACCGCACCCCACACTGACGGCGTCACTGGAGCACAGCATCGCCAGAGGTCTGCTGCTCGCGGCCGGTCACAACTACCGGGCGGA
Coding sequences within it:
- a CDS encoding alpha/beta hydrolase is translated as MTERIDVEFTADGDVTLRGWLYLPDAEGLRPAITMAHGFGGNREMGLDPYARKFADAGFVVLVHDHRTFGASDGEPRNDVDPWRQIADWRRAISFLEARPEVDADRIGVWGTSFAGGHAIVLGATDVRIKAVVSQVPTISGFEQWQRKVPPERIAAFELAQAEDERALAAGGELRYQTSIGDDPADPALYPSPDAVRFYHDLVPPGRENNTVTARSSRAARLYEPGVWITRVSPKPLMMIVGTGETVIPADIQLAAFERALAPKELVLLPGGHFDAYKVHFEESSGAALSWFQTHLAPVPASTGS
- a CDS encoding helix-turn-helix domain-containing protein, which translates into the protein MQVAVLAPASEARPRRSRSASVRRTAGWRAESASEAACFSRLRPHRRHGVTPQRPDFHHLITTVSGTLKQEVDFTTYDAIPDSWLWVRPGQAQRWGDLSEVEGHLVLFESDFLDPATVVAARLETPGSPVQYDAVDVHGVDLAIEHLCHEFGAVGDSPLDVHIAVLRHLLSVLVLRLADQPSGLPGTTEDSATFRRFREAVERDFAKTREVADYARNLSYSPRTLTRATASAVGTSAKGFIDERVMLEAKRRLAHSDEPAVRIAAHLGFSSATNFSKYFQSRAGQSPIQFRNASRQVSRPQR
- a CDS encoding nuclear transport factor 2 family protein, whose product is MTTRRVLVATVATSALLGAATVPAFASPPVSAGHAIGHVDGGARLDYQKTVAVRVLKEAFERGDTEIVDRFVRADYIQHNPLASDGAEALKNFAAGLHQQFPDTEYDVKRVISENDLVVVHSNLVLTPGSRGSAVMDIFRFLDGKIAEHWDTLQDVPDGSVNGNDMFSTVSRPQTGQPGPRSLTAANKALVTKAFDRLIVDKDLSALDLYWSAGYHQHNPGIADGVAGAREGLGAFFRAFPELTVSRKRVVAEGDLVAVHSHYVKAPGERGQSVVDLFRVQGRKIVEHWDVLQDVPATSANDNTMF
- a CDS encoding MBL fold metallo-hydrolase gives rise to the protein MHGTLTVIDKGQVRIHSYVSPEDGLGVTTQLIETPSRIIAVDAQFVLAYADEVVAYAKSLGKPLDRLVISHAHPDHYQGAARFGVPVHALPETTAEIVAMGAKTDLPTGTAIPLADMTPTVEITPGTEVIDGIPFVFEKVTGGEIHTTLVIKLPEEGVLVAQDVVYNHTHLWFLDKDFDGWQANIDRFAAETEYDTILPGHGKPTTPAVWAELTDYVNAGRELLGDDGDAYKKAITERYPAYQGAALIDVANAYMFGPRN
- a CDS encoding helix-turn-helix domain-containing protein yields the protein MEVMTLADFRDRTRDWPWHIATPHRQDFHALMLVTAGTLRHRVDFTGYVLPPGSWLWIRPGQVHQWQNPDQAEAVLIFFQEDFVAPETAELAGLGTGTAPMPLYSPDPSEAPVLATAAEQLAAEFSQWDRHPLPVHTALLHRLLDVVLLRLAHLQQHGQAEESAPEPFLRFRDAVERGLSRTHRIDDYARELGYSTRTLTRATQTAAGLSAKDYLDQRLTLEAKRLLAHGTEPASTIAAHLGFTSATHFGKFFQRHTGQTPLAFRASQRASPPA
- a CDS encoding MBL fold metallo-hydrolase is translated as MITTIFSEQRNGLRFDVFAGSEAALSPNCVLISGEHDAILIDVQFVIGEARELAQRVRDSGKQLKAVFITHAHPDHYGGMGEIASAFPGAPILARQGVIDGILEWPAKRLHWQEAYGDQIPDEMPVPEPLTGDSYSLEGHPVVFVDLPVAETVHATAFHVPDAQAVIAGDLLNHHSHCYMADTNNPASWLTALDQVQALGEHRIVVPGHGPVGGEEVIDDTRAWLEDYQEVAKPRVPVADIAREMSRRHPDRALPMLLWLTRGPSFGLVGPKELGVPPEVFGG
- a CDS encoding helix-turn-helix domain-containing protein — translated: MTGSAPFSAPQRSYEAERRFTTLGLDHDPWDYWSEVTRTAFVAMRAAALPGSAPVPGKHGFAASAVARVTGGLLVSTMRADPHEAARTPDLVRRAAGEDFFLTLLTEGSARLRQGDHAAEMGPGDFALVDSAHPYVFRFDRPFRSVVLQIPRAMLTSRSAVAEHVTAVPFRTTRGTGAFVSPVLRALAEQGHDLGEATTASFTRNLLDLLATACDALGSDVSGKASAAVHRRDLRRAKAHLADRLHDPGLTLLAASHDLGFSLRYLHELFREADTTPRAWLYALRLDRARAMLSGAGYDAQSISSIALRVGFKDASHFSRAFKSRFGTNPATYRRTHHTSKGNRVR
- a CDS encoding AraC family transcriptional regulator produces the protein MSTGALRDQKPYATAAVEQCVTDIDEARSLGTDLYHAHDLDVLGDRTRFALRLAAVRVGALTVGWLSYDTEVRVEAAAPESAYQVNVACTGSVLTRSGEDRMVTSPLRAAVYRVDRAHTLQGWDRPCRTFGLRIERDFLDRQLEVLLGHRVRSPIAFDLPLDLSGGRGYHWWALVQALAGQVHDPDCPPPHPTLTASLEHSIARGLLLAAGHNYRAELEAPVTPARPVAVRKAVDYIESRPELPLTVSDIADAAGVGVRVLQEGFRASLGTTPMSYLRDVRLARVRHELLEAGAAAEGVAEVAFRWGFTHLGRFAARYAELYGETPSQTLRG